The Fuscovulum sp. sequence CCAGCATCGACCAGACTTCTTCGGCCAGATGCGGTGTCATTGGTTGCATCAGTTGGGACAGCGTCAGCATGGCTTCGCGCCGCGCAGCCGATCCGGCCTGCGAGCGCTGCAAGGTGTTGGTGAATTCGTACAGTTTGGCGATGGCCTTGTTGAAGGCGAATCCTTCGATGCCCTTGGTCACCTCATCCACTGCGCGGGCGGTGGCGCGGGCAAGGGCGGTGTCTTCCTCCGGGTGCGCCGGGGCGTTGCCCTGTGCGATGTCATCGGCAATCCGCCAGACGCGGTTCAGGTGTTTATAGGCGGCCTCGGCCCCCGATGCCGTCCATTCGACATCACGTTCCGGCGGGCTGTCCGACATCACGAACCAGCGCGCTGTATCGGCCCCAAATTGCGCGATGATATTCATCGGATCGACAACGTTCTTCTTGGATTTCGACATCTTGGCCGAAGGGATCACCTCCACCGCCGTGCCATCCTTCAGCGTTGCCCCGGAGTCGGAGCGGATGATGTCTTCGGGCAGGTGATAGACGGGGCGGCTATTGGCATCCCGCGTCATATAGATCTCATGCGTCACCATGCCTTGGGTGAACAGCGCGTTGAAGGGTTCCACCGCCTTATGCGGCAGATGCCCGGTCTTGTGCATCGCGCGGGCGAAGAAGCGGGAATAGAGCAGGTGCAGGATCGCGTGTTCGATGCCGCCGATGTACTGGTCGACGTTCATCCAGTAGGCCGCATCTTCGGCATCCGTGGGCGTGGCTGCGTGCGGGCTGGTGAAGCGCGCATAATACCAGGACGAATCGACAAAGGTATCCATCGTGTCCGTCTCGCGCCGCGCAGCAGCGCCGCATTTCGGGCAGGTGCAGGTGCGCCAGGTGGGATGGCGGTCCAGCGGGTTGCCGGGGATATCAAAGGTCACATCGTCGGGCAGGGTGACGGGCAGATTGGCCTTTGCTTCCGGCACCACGCCGCAGGTGGCGCAATGGATGACCGGGATTGGGCAGCCCCAATAGCGTTGGCGCGAAATGCCCCAGTCGCGGAGGCGGAACTTGGTGACGCCTTTGCCGTAGCCATGGGTTTCGGCATGGGCAATGGCTGCAGCGATGGCCGCTTCGCCGGTTTGCACCGTTTCCCCGGCGAAACCACGGACATAAGTCACGCGTTCGGATTTCATCGGCACAAAAGCCTCGGTCAGCTGGGCGTCAGCGGCCCCTTCAGCCACGAAAACTGCATCGATGGGCAGGCCGTATTTGGTGGCGAAGTCGAAATCGCGCTGATCATGCGCCGGGCAGCCAAAGATGGCCCCGGTGCCGTAATCCATCAGGATGAAATTGGCGATCCAGACCGGCAATTCCCATGACGGATCAAGCGGATGCTTCACCCGGATGCCCGTGTCATAGCCGATCTTTTCTGCTGTCTCGATCTCTTCCGCCGAGGTGCCACCCTTGCGGCATTGCGCGACAAAGGCCGCTACGGCCGGATCACCTTCCAGCGCCTTGGCCAGCGGGTGATCGGCGGAGATGGCGGCAAAGCTTGCACCCATCAGCGTGTCGGGGCGGGTGGTATAGACCTCTAGCTTATCAAACCCGGCAGGCGCACCCACGGTGTCAAAGGCAAACTGCAAGCCGCGCGATTTGCCGATCCAGTTCGCCTGCATCAGGCGCACCTTTTCGGGCCAGTCGGTCAACCCGTCCAGCGCGTTCAGTAGTTCTTCGGAATAGTCGGAGATTTTGAAGAACCACTGCGTCAGTTCGCGCCGTTCCACGGCCGCGCCGGACCGCCAGCCCTTGCCGTCGATCACTTGCTCGTTCGCCAGAACGGTCATGTCGACCGGGTCCCAGTTCACCACGGCGTTCTTGCGGTAGATCAGGCCCGCTTCCATCATGTCGATGAACATGGCCTGCTGCTGGCCGTAGTATTCCGGGTCGCAGGTGGCAAATTCGCGCGACCAGTCGATCGACAGGCCCAGCGGCTTCATCTGCGCCTTCATGTCGGCGATGTTGCCATAGGTCCAGGTCTTGGGGTGGCCGCCGCGTTCCATCGCGGCGTTTTCCGCAGGCATCCCAAAGGCATCCCAGCCCATCGGGTGCAGGACGGAATACCCCGCCGCCGCCTTTTGCCGGGCCACCACATCTCCCATAGTGTAGTTGCGGACATGGCCCATGTGGATGCGCCCTGATGGGTAGGGGAACATCTCTAGCACATAGTATTTCGGCTTGGCTGGATCGCGCCGCGCCGTGAAGGCCCCGGCCTGATCCCAGGCGGATTGCCATTTCGGTTCGGTCACAGCGGGTTCGTAGCGCGACATTCTTTGTCCCCAAGCATTCGGATGCGCGCGTTATACAAGGCGCGCGGCCAAGGTCCAGTGATCGCGGGTAAAACCCCTTAGAGGTTGGCGTCCTGAATGCGCAACTGCCGCGCGCGGGTCAGGATTGCATCCTCGATGGCGCGCACAGTGCCCGGATCAACCGCGCCACCGCCCGAAGATTGCAGCGCCACCTTAAGACTGCGCGCATCCAGCGCCGGGTCTTGCACATAGATCGTCGCCCGATAGGCGCGGCCACCGCCCGGAGGGGTGCCGAAGCCGGTCACGATCACGCCCGTAAAGGGATCCACCGATTCGATGGGGAGGAAATTGAGCACGTCCTGCGCCGCGACCCAGAGGTACTTGTTCACTTCGACCGTCGTGTTCGGATCGGCACCGTTGCGGAACAGATCAAGGATGGACGACCGGTTCGTCTGTTCGCCCGATGCGCGTTCCAGCGCCGCGCGCTGGGCCAGCGCCCGCTCGCGCCGGTCTGCTGTCGCCTCGGACGGGATGGACGGCTCGGCGTTGCGGCGGAACAATCCGCTGTCGCCGCTGGCGATCCCGGTCCCGCAGGCCGATACAGAGATGAGCATGCCGCCAATCAGCGCGACCTGTGCCAAGCGATGCAGGTTCATCCAGTCCCCCGTTAGCCTTTGATCGCTGTCTAGCCCACCGTTTCCGGCGTGCCAAGGCTTTTCCCCCATCCGCCGCCGCACTGCGTGCCTACACTGAGTGCGCTTGCGGAAAGCAGCCCATTGATCCGGCAATCCGGCACCGCCCAAGGCCTTGTGCGGCGGGCAAATATGACTGTGGCAAGACTGCACCACGGATTTGAGGTTTAAGTTTCGTTAATGCTCCATCGTTGCAATCTGGGGCCGTAAGATTGATTAACAGTCCATCCCCACCCCGGATTCCCCTGGGTTGGGTTCCTTAAGATAACGAGGGAAAACGATGAAAAAGATTCTTCTTGCAACGACGATGCTCGTTGGTGGCGCATCGATCGCCGCAGCCGAAGTGACCGTGTCGGGTACCGCCCGTATGGGTGTCATCTCGAACTTCTCTGATGGTGTTGTTGGCAACGGCGACGAGAGCGAACTGTCCTTCAGCTCGCGCGTTCGTGTTATCTTCACCCTGTCGGGCGAAACCGACTCGGGCCTGTCGTTCGGCGCTTCGATCCGCGCTGACAACGCTGCAGCCGGCAACCAGGGTGACGCTGGCGAAGTGTTCGTTTCGGGCGCATTCGGCAAGCTGTCGATGGGCGACGTTGACGGCGCTGCGCAAATGGCAACCGGCCACGTGGCTGGCGTTGGCTACACCGGCCTGAGCGACCTGAACGAGTCGACCTTCCTGGGCGCTGGCACCGGTGCAACCGACCCGACCGCTCTGTACGAGTACTCGGCCGGCGACTTCACCTTCTATCTGTCGGCCGCGAACCCGCGTCCGGTGGTTGTTGGCGCAACCGTCACGTCTGATCTGACCGCGATCGCTCTCGGTGCCAAGTACACCTTCGGTGACTACACCGTTGGTCTGGGCTACGAAAACCTGCAGGGCTACACCGGCGCTGCTGTTGCTCTGCCCTTCCCGGACAACACCGATGTCGACCACATCGTCCTGAAGCTGTCGGCTAACGTCGCTGGTTTCAACGTGCAGGGCCTCATCGGCCAGGCTGACGGCACGCTGGGCGGCGCTGTTCTGGACAACGCCAAGCAGTACGCAATGTCGGTTGGTTACACCGTCGATGCGATCTCCGGCACCGCGTTCTACACGGATGACTCGGACCTGGGCGGCACCACCGCTTACGGCCTGGGCGCTTCCTACGACCTCGGCGGCGGCGCTGCTCTGGTTGGTGGTATCTCCAAGGACCACGACCGCAACGAGTCGGCCTACGACCTCGGCATCACGATGTCGTTCTGATCTGATCAGAATTGATCTGAGGGAAGAGCGGGCCTTGTGCCCGCTCTTTCTTTTTTGCGGTCCGCAGCATAGCGTCCCGGCCAAAGATGACCCACAGCCCGATGACCAACCCCCTGCCTGATTTCCGCAAACTTTATGAAACCGGCCTGTCGCTGTTGCAGGCAGGGCAGCGGGATGAGGCGCTTAAGCACTTTGTCACCGCAATTCAGGCCCGCCCCGATCTGGCCGAGGCGTGGTGGCAGGCGGCGCTGATCTTCATCGATGCGCATCAATTCCCCAAAGCCTTGCACCATGCCGCACGGGCGGTGGAGTTGCGCCCCGAAGAACCCACCGTCTGGGCCACATGGGCGGATGCTGTGGCCTTATCGGGCGATGCAGTGGCCGAGCGGGCGTTCCTGGACAAACTGCGCAAGGCGCGTATCGCCCCGGCTATCCGCCTGCGTCTACAAGACAGGTTCGGCGCGGAACGCAAAGGGGGTAAGGGTGCCGTCGGCCGCGCCCCCCGCCCCCGGCTGGATGCCATCGCCAAATTGATCTCCGCCGCCCGCTTTGATCGGGCTGAGGTTGAGGCCACCCTCCTGCTGCGCGATGCGTCCGACAGCGCGGTGGCCTGCAACATGTTGGGCGTCGCCATGGCCGCGCAGGGAAAGGCCGAGGCTGCGTTGGCGCAGTTCAAGGCCGCGATCCGGATTGACCCGTTCTTTGCCGATCCCTTTTTCAACCTGGGCCGCGAACTGGCCAACCTGAACCGCAGGGCCGAGGCGGAAAGGATGCTGCGCGCTGCCATCGCCCGCGCCCCGGCCTTTGCTTCGGCGCTGATGCTGTATGCCGATCTGCTGATGCAGGATCAGCGCAGCCGGGACGCGCTGCCCTTTCTGCGCCGCGTCGCAGCCATGCCCGCCGCGCCGGCACAGGCACGGCTGAAACTGGGCGGCGCATTGAATGAGGCGAAGGAGTTTGAAGAGGCGGTCGCCATCCTGCGCCGCGTGGCCGAAAGCGACGGTGAAACGATCTATGGGCTGACGACACTGGCCGAGGCGGAGATGGCCCTTGGCCGGGCCGACGATGCCCTTGCCACGGTTGACCGCGCGCTGACGCTTGCCCCCGATCACGTGGTGGCGACAGGGCGCAAGGCGATGATCCTGCAAACCCTTGGCCGGTTCGATGAGGCGCGGCCCCTATTCCTCAAGGTGATGGAGGCCGACCCGAAGAACGGCGCCTATTTCCGCAGCTATATGAACAGCACCAAATCCGCGCCGGGCGATCCGGTGCTGGACCGGATGATCGGCCTGATCGACCAACCCGGACTTGCCCCCCGATCCGAGATGAATTTCGGCTTTGCCATCGCCAAGGGGCTTGAGGATCAAAAGGATCACGCCCGCGCCTTTACCTATCTGCGGCGCGCGAATGATATCGTCTGCCGCCTCACGCCCTATGACCATTCCGCGCGGCTGGCCGAGGTGGCAAAGCTGCAAGATGCCTTTCGCGGGCATGATTGGGCGGGGCATCGCGTGGCCGATACGTCGGATGCCGCGCCGATCTTCATCACAGGGATGCCCCGGTCGGGCACCACCTTGATTGAACAGATCATCGCCAGCCATTCGCGGGTGACAGGTGGGGATGAATTGGATTTCCTACCCAAGCTGGCATCAGGTCGCCTGTTCAACGATCCCCTGTCCCCCATGGCCCGGCGGATCAGCGCGATTCCGGATCCTGAAATTGCCGCACTGGGGCGCGATTACTTGGCGAAGGTCACCGAGCGCTTTCCGGGCGCGGACATCGTCACCGACAAGTCGATCACTAGTTACATGTATCTGGGGCTGGTCAAGCTGGCCCTGCCCAATGCCCGTTTCATCATCGTGCGCCGCGATCCGCGCGACACGCTGCTGTCGATCTACAAGAACCGCTTTCCTGAAGGGACGCACCTTTACGCCTATGACCTGCGCGCGCTGGCGCATCACTATGCCACCTTTGTTGACATGATCGACTTCTGGCGCGCGGAAACGCCGGGTTGGTTCACCGAGGTGCAGTATGAAAACCTTGTCGCCAACCCCGAAAATGAGTCGCGCCGCCTGATCGCCGCCTGCGGGTTGGATTGGCAGGAGGCCTGCCTGAACTTTCACAACAACGAACGCCAGGTCCACACGTTGAGCGTGTATCAGGTGCGGCAACCGATATCTGGCGGGTCGGTGAAGGCATGGCAGCGCTATGAAAAGGAACTGGCCCCGATGATTGAGGTGCTGGTCGAGCGTGGGCTTTTGCCGGACTGAACGGCATTAAACTACTGAAATAATGAGATAAAAGTAGGAAAGGGCCGCCCCATACAGGGGTGGCCCTTTGTGCCATCCGTGCCGCACTGTGGCGGGAATGCACCGTTAACTTTTGTTAATCGTAATGTCCGTATCCATAACACTTTATCATCAACGCCCGTCAGGAGTAGTTTCCCGCCATCGGTTCATTACCTAGTAAGGAGAATACCAATGAAAAAAGTACTGCTCGCGACGACCATGCTCGTCGGCGGCGCATCCATCGCCGCAGCAGAAGTGACCCTGTCGGGTAACGCCCGCATGGGTATCATCTCGAACTTCTCGGATGGCAACGCTCTGAACGGCAACGAAAGCGACGTGGTGTTCACCTCGCGCGCTCGTGTCGTTTTCACCCTGTCGGGCGAGTCGGATTCGGGCCTGTCCTTCGGCGCAACGTTCCGCGCTGACAACGCTGGTGCCGCCGCCGCTGGCGACGCAGGTTCGGTGTTCATTTCCGGCTCTTTCGGCAAGCTGTCGATGGGCGACGTTGATGGCGCTGCGCAAATGGCAACCGGCCACGTGGCTGGCGTCGGCCTGACCGGGATTGGCGACCTGAACGAGTCGACCTTCCTCGCCGCTGGCGATGGCGCGACCGACCCGACCGCTCTGTATGAGTACTCGGCTGGCGATCTGACTGTGTACTTGTCGGTAACCAACCCGCAGACGACCTTCACCCCCGCTGTTGTTGGGCCGCCGGCAGTTGCCGCCGTGTTCACCGACACGCAGGCTCTCGCTCTTGGTGCCACGTACACCTTCGGTGACTATACTGTCGGTCTCGGCTACGAAAAACTGACCGTTGACAGCGGCGTGTCGGCTCCGGCCGCCGTGACCGTCACCGATCTTGACCACGTCGTGCTGAAGTTGTCCGGCAGCGTCGCTGGGTTCAACGTGCAGGGCCTCATCGGCCAGGCAGACGGCACCCGCGCTGGCGCTGTCCTGAACAACGCCAAGCAGTACGCGATGTCGGTTGGCTACACCACCGGCGCGATCACCGGTACGGCCTTCTACTCCGATGACTCGGCTCTGGGTGGCACTGTCGGCTATGGCATCGGCGCGTCCTACGACCTCGGCGGTGGTGCATCGGTCGTCGGCGGCGTGGCGCAGTCGAAGGTTGCCGGTCCGAATGACCGCACCGCTTTCGACCTGGGTCTGTCGTTCTCGTTCTGATCCCTTACCGGATCACAGGGAAAGGGCGGGCCGATGGCCCGCCCTTTTTCGTTCCTCGCTTCCCTTCGACGCGGCGCTATGATTCTGATGCGGCAAAGACGGAGGGGCGTATGTCACTGGCACAGATCACCGCGCGGGTGCGGGCGGCGGAACAGGCGGCGGGGCGGGCTGAGGGATCGGTCACGCTGATCGCCGTATCCAAGGTGCAGCCGCTGGACCGCGTCGTCGCGGTGCTGGAGGCGGGGCATCGCATATTTGGCGAAAACTATGTGCAGGAAGCGGCGGGCAAGTGGCCCGACCTGCGCGCGCGCTTTGGCGCGGTCGGGGTGCATATGATCGGCCCCTTGCAAACCAACAAGGCCAAGGTGGCGGTGGATCTGTTCGATGCGATCCATACGGTGGACCGCCCGTCGCTGGCGGAAAAGCTGGCCCGTCTGGCGCAGGAGCGGGGGCGCTGCCCGGCGTTGTTCGTGCAGGTGAACACCGGGGAAGAACCGCAAAAGGCCGGGGTCATGCCGGGGGAAGTGGACGCGTTCCTTGCCACCTGCGCCACGATGGACTTGCCCATTCAGGGCCTGATGTGCATCCCACCCGAAGGCGAAGACAGCACGCCGCATTTCACCGCGCTTGCCGCCATGGCCGCGCGCAACGGGCTGACGGGCCTGTCCATGGGGATGAGCGGCGATTTCGAGGCGGCGATTGCAGCGGGCGCCACCCATATCCGCGTGGGATCGGCCATTTTCGGCGCGCGGACCTACGCCGTTTAGGGAGGGCGTGCCGTCAGGCCGCGCCCTTTGCAAAGCGTTCCGATTCGGCAATCAGCGCGGCCAGCACCGGGGTCAGCGGATCACGCCGCGCGGCAATCAGGCCGACAAGGTGTTCCACCTCGGGCGCCACGATGGGAATGGCGCGCAACTGGCCATCCGCCACGAACATCTGCGCCAATTGGCGCGGCACGATGGAAGACCACCGCCCCGTCATCACATGGCTGATCAGCGCGATGGAGGAATTGGATTCGATCTGCGGCACCACATTGGCCCCCGCCTCGGCCAGATGCTGGTTCACGATGCGGCGGTTCTGCATATCGCCCGTCAGCAGGCAAAGCGGTTGTTCCGCCACCTCGGCCCAGGTCACCTGATCGCGGTCAGCCAGTGCGGTTCCGGGGGCGCAAAGCAGGCGGTAGAATTCGGCGTAAAGCGGCACCTGCGCCACGCGGCCCAGCGGTTCATTGTCCAGATAGGTGATGCCCGCATCCAGATCGAGGGACTCGATGCCGGTCAGGATCTCGGCGCTCGTGCGCGACAGGATCGAGACGCGGACATTGGGATGGCGCGCGGTGAAGGGGCCGGTCAGGCCCGCCACCATGGGCAGGGCGGTGGGGATCACCCCCAGCCGCAGATTGCCAGACAGGCCCGCGCGCACAGTGCGCATCTCATCCTTTAGCGCGCGCATGTCGCCCACGATGCGGCGGCCCCAGTCCAGCACGCGCTGGCCTTCGGGCGTCAGCCCCTGATAGCGCGAGCCGCGAAAGACGAGTTGCACGCCCAGCTGATCCTCTAACTGCCGGATGGCCGAGGACAGGGTGGGTTGCGTGACGCCGCAAGCCTCGGCCGCGCGGCCGAAGTGGCGTTCCTGGGCAAGGGCGATGAACATTTCAAGCTTGTCGATCATGTGACGCAGCCTGACGGCATTCCGCACTTGTCCGCAAGACCTGCGCCACCTAGCTGTGAGGTATGAAACGCTTCATCCCCTTTATGCCGAAACCCGCCCTAGTTCCCGTGATCCGCCTTCAGGGCGCGATCGGCATGGGGACGCGCGGGTTGAACGATGCTTCTGTCGCGCCGCTGATCGAACGCGCCTTTTCCAAGGGCAAGCCTGCGGCGGTGGCGCTGGTGATCAATTCACCGGGCGGGTCTGCGGTGCAATCGTCGCTCATCGCGGCGCGTATCCGACGGCTGGCCGATGAAAAGAAGGTTCCGGTCCATGCCTTTGTCGAGGATGTGGCCGCATCGGGCGGCTATTGGCTGGCCTGCGCGGCGGATGACATCTGGGTGGATGGGTCATCCATCGTGGGGTCCATCGGGGTGATCTTTGCCTCTTTCGGGTTCCCTGAACTGATGGCGCGGCAAGGGATCGAACGGCGCGTGGTCACGGCGGGGCGGTCGAAAAGCTTTGCCGATCCCTTCCTGCCGCAGAAGCCCGAGGATGTGGAACGGCTGAAACGGTTGCAGGACCCGATCCATGCGGCCTTTATCGACCATGTAAAGGCCCGGCGCGGCGCACGGCTGGACCTGTCGGCCGATCTGTTCAACGCCGATGTCTGGGTGGGGCAGCAGGCGATTGGGGTGGGCCTCGTCGACGGTTTGGCGCATCTGCGCCCCAAGATGATGGAGATGTACGGCGAAAAGGTGCGTCTGGTACCCTTTGGCCAACGTCGCAGTCTGTTGCAAAGGCTGGGCATGGCCGCGACGGATGGGTTGATGCAGGGCATCGAGGAACGCGCGCTTTGGGCGCGGTTCGGGCTTTAGATGCTGGTCAAGATCTTCATCCTGTTTCTGGGTGGCATGGCCCTGATCGGGTTGATTGGCAAATGGCTGTTTCCCGGTGCAATCCGCCGCGCGGTATCAAAACGCGCCAGCTTGGCGAAACCCTCTCGCTGCGGGCGTTGTGGGCGCTATCTCATCGGCACGGATGGGTGCGATTGCGGCGAGAAGGGCTGATATGCGGGCATTGGTAACAGGGGCGGGGCGCCGGCTGGGGCGCGAGATGGCGTTGTATCTGGCGCGGCGCGGGCATGACGTGGCCGTCCACTACGCCGGCAGCCGGGATGACGCTGATGCCGTGGTGGCCGAGATCCGGGCAATGGGCCGCAAGGCCGCCGCCGTGCAGGCCGATCTGTTGATCGAGGCGCAGACCGAGGCTTTGGTGGGCCGTTGCGTGGACGCGCTGGGCGGGCCGCTGACAGTGCTGGTGAACAACGCGTCGATCTTTGAACATGACAGCTTCGAGTCCGCCACCCGCAGCAGCTGGGACCGCCATATCGAATCCAACCTGCGCGCACCTTTCGTGCTGATCCAGCAGTTTGCGGCGCAGGCGATGGACCCGGTGGCAGATGCGGCGGGTGAGCCTGTGGCGCAGGCGCTGGTGGTGAACATGGTGGATCAGCGCGTGTGGAAGCTGACGCCGGAATATGCCAGCTACACGGTGG is a genomic window containing:
- a CDS encoding DUF3576 domain-containing protein; translation: MNLHRLAQVALIGGMLISVSACGTGIASGDSGLFRRNAEPSIPSEATADRRERALAQRAALERASGEQTNRSSILDLFRNGADPNTTVEVNKYLWVAAQDVLNFLPIESVDPFTGVIVTGFGTPPGGGRAYRATIYVQDPALDARSLKVALQSSGGGAVDPGTVRAIEDAILTRARQLRIQDANL
- a CDS encoding SDR family oxidoreductase, whose product is MRALVTGAGRRLGREMALYLARRGHDVAVHYAGSRDDADAVVAEIRAMGRKAAAVQADLLIEAQTEALVGRCVDALGGPLTVLVNNASIFEHDSFESATRSSWDRHIESNLRAPFVLIQQFAAQAMDPVADAAGEPVAQALVVNMVDQRVWKLTPEYASYTVAKAALWALTQTAAQGLAPRVRVNAIGPGPTLQGGRQSAEAFATQRAATVLGRGANPADITAALGFFLESPAVTGQMIAVDGGQHLAWQTPDVMNVE
- a CDS encoding sulfotransferase, which translates into the protein MTNPLPDFRKLYETGLSLLQAGQRDEALKHFVTAIQARPDLAEAWWQAALIFIDAHQFPKALHHAARAVELRPEEPTVWATWADAVALSGDAVAERAFLDKLRKARIAPAIRLRLQDRFGAERKGGKGAVGRAPRPRLDAIAKLISAARFDRAEVEATLLLRDASDSAVACNMLGVAMAAQGKAEAALAQFKAAIRIDPFFADPFFNLGRELANLNRRAEAERMLRAAIARAPAFASALMLYADLLMQDQRSRDALPFLRRVAAMPAAPAQARLKLGGALNEAKEFEEAVAILRRVAESDGETIYGLTTLAEAEMALGRADDALATVDRALTLAPDHVVATGRKAMILQTLGRFDEARPLFLKVMEADPKNGAYFRSYMNSTKSAPGDPVLDRMIGLIDQPGLAPRSEMNFGFAIAKGLEDQKDHARAFTYLRRANDIVCRLTPYDHSARLAEVAKLQDAFRGHDWAGHRVADTSDAAPIFITGMPRSGTTLIEQIIASHSRVTGGDELDFLPKLASGRLFNDPLSPMARRISAIPDPEIAALGRDYLAKVTERFPGADIVTDKSITSYMYLGLVKLALPNARFIIVRRDPRDTLLSIYKNRFPEGTHLYAYDLRALAHHYATFVDMIDFWRAETPGWFTEVQYENLVANPENESRRLIAACGLDWQEACLNFHNNERQVHTLSVYQVRQPISGGSVKAWQRYEKELAPMIEVLVERGLLPD
- a CDS encoding YggS family pyridoxal phosphate-dependent enzyme, producing MSLAQITARVRAAEQAAGRAEGSVTLIAVSKVQPLDRVVAVLEAGHRIFGENYVQEAAGKWPDLRARFGAVGVHMIGPLQTNKAKVAVDLFDAIHTVDRPSLAEKLARLAQERGRCPALFVQVNTGEEPQKAGVMPGEVDAFLATCATMDLPIQGLMCIPPEGEDSTPHFTALAAMAARNGLTGLSMGMSGDFEAAIAAGATHIRVGSAIFGARTYAV
- a CDS encoding S49 family peptidase — its product is MKRFIPFMPKPALVPVIRLQGAIGMGTRGLNDASVAPLIERAFSKGKPAAVALVINSPGGSAVQSSLIAARIRRLADEKKVPVHAFVEDVAASGGYWLACAADDIWVDGSSIVGSIGVIFASFGFPELMARQGIERRVVTAGRSKSFADPFLPQKPEDVERLKRLQDPIHAAFIDHVKARRGARLDLSADLFNADVWVGQQAIGVGLVDGLAHLRPKMMEMYGEKVRLVPFGQRRSLLQRLGMAATDGLMQGIEERALWARFGL
- a CDS encoding porin, which produces MKKVLLATTMLVGGASIAAAEVTLSGNARMGIISNFSDGNALNGNESDVVFTSRARVVFTLSGESDSGLSFGATFRADNAGAAAAGDAGSVFISGSFGKLSMGDVDGAAQMATGHVAGVGLTGIGDLNESTFLAAGDGATDPTALYEYSAGDLTVYLSVTNPQTTFTPAVVGPPAVAAVFTDTQALALGATYTFGDYTVGLGYEKLTVDSGVSAPAAVTVTDLDHVVLKLSGSVAGFNVQGLIGQADGTRAGAVLNNAKQYAMSVGYTTGAITGTAFYSDDSALGGTVGYGIGASYDLGGGASVVGGVAQSKVAGPNDRTAFDLGLSFSF
- the leuS gene encoding leucine--tRNA ligase, translated to MSRYEPAVTEPKWQSAWDQAGAFTARRDPAKPKYYVLEMFPYPSGRIHMGHVRNYTMGDVVARQKAAAGYSVLHPMGWDAFGMPAENAAMERGGHPKTWTYGNIADMKAQMKPLGLSIDWSREFATCDPEYYGQQQAMFIDMMEAGLIYRKNAVVNWDPVDMTVLANEQVIDGKGWRSGAAVERRELTQWFFKISDYSEELLNALDGLTDWPEKVRLMQANWIGKSRGLQFAFDTVGAPAGFDKLEVYTTRPDTLMGASFAAISADHPLAKALEGDPAVAAFVAQCRKGGTSAEEIETAEKIGYDTGIRVKHPLDPSWELPVWIANFILMDYGTGAIFGCPAHDQRDFDFATKYGLPIDAVFVAEGAADAQLTEAFVPMKSERVTYVRGFAGETVQTGEAAIAAAIAHAETHGYGKGVTKFRLRDWGISRQRYWGCPIPVIHCATCGVVPEAKANLPVTLPDDVTFDIPGNPLDRHPTWRTCTCPKCGAAARRETDTMDTFVDSSWYYARFTSPHAATPTDAEDAAYWMNVDQYIGGIEHAILHLLYSRFFARAMHKTGHLPHKAVEPFNALFTQGMVTHEIYMTRDANSRPVYHLPEDIIRSDSGATLKDGTAVEVIPSAKMSKSKKNVVDPMNIIAQFGADTARWFVMSDSPPERDVEWTASGAEAAYKHLNRVWRIADDIAQGNAPAHPEEDTALARATARAVDEVTKGIEGFAFNKAIAKLYEFTNTLQRSQAGSAARREAMLTLSQLMQPMTPHLAEEVWSMLGGAGLVTQSAWPKADPALLVDDSVTLPIQINGKRRAEITVPKDMPASEVEKIALADDAVIKFLAGQPVKKIIVVPGRIINVVV
- a CDS encoding porin, which encodes MKKILLATTMLVGGASIAAAEVTVSGTARMGVISNFSDGVVGNGDESELSFSSRVRVIFTLSGETDSGLSFGASIRADNAAAGNQGDAGEVFVSGAFGKLSMGDVDGAAQMATGHVAGVGYTGLSDLNESTFLGAGTGATDPTALYEYSAGDFTFYLSAANPRPVVVGATVTSDLTAIALGAKYTFGDYTVGLGYENLQGYTGAAVALPFPDNTDVDHIVLKLSANVAGFNVQGLIGQADGTLGGAVLDNAKQYAMSVGYTVDAISGTAFYTDDSDLGGTTAYGLGASYDLGGGAALVGGISKDHDRNESAYDLGITMSF
- a CDS encoding LysR family transcriptional regulator; amino-acid sequence: MIDKLEMFIALAQERHFGRAAEACGVTQPTLSSAIRQLEDQLGVQLVFRGSRYQGLTPEGQRVLDWGRRIVGDMRALKDEMRTVRAGLSGNLRLGVIPTALPMVAGLTGPFTARHPNVRVSILSRTSAEILTGIESLDLDAGITYLDNEPLGRVAQVPLYAEFYRLLCAPGTALADRDQVTWAEVAEQPLCLLTGDMQNRRIVNQHLAEAGANVVPQIESNSSIALISHVMTGRWSSIVPRQLAQMFVADGQLRAIPIVAPEVEHLVGLIAARRDPLTPVLAALIAESERFAKGAA